The genomic segment ATACCCCGCTGTAGCACGTGAACGTCTCGCCGTCCTCCGTGCGGAGCCAGACGTTGCGAAGCACGCGACTTTCGACCCATGCGTCGCTCACCGGCTCGACGAAGCTGACCGCGACCGGTACTCCGATCTCCACCTGATCGGCTTCGGTGACCTTGATCCACTCCTCGGAGCCCGCCTTGCGGCGACCGGGCGACAGGAACGCCACGAGTGCGGGAACACCCACGACGGCGCCCACCGTGGCTGCCGCTCCTGCGCTGAGCAGCTGGAGCGCGATTCGTCTGGGCACGGGAGTCGCCGCGCCGGCCGTACCCGCACCGTCGACGGGTG from the Gemmatimonas sp. UBA7669 genome contains:
- a CDS encoding ubiquinol-cytochrome c reductase iron-sulfur subunit, translated to MSFPDPNTGEPRSAHADERHACDTASHTAPVDGAGTAGAATPVPRRIALQLLSAGAAATVGAVVGVPALVAFLSPGRRKAGSEEWIKVTEADQVEIGVPVAVSFVEPVSDAWVESRVLRNVWLRTEDGETFTCYSGVCPHLGCSFTYEPDTQRFHCPCHHGLFEGRTGAVVGGPPPRGLDPLPVKVEAGAVYVQYKTFRIGVPERAEA